A window of Passer domesticus isolate bPasDom1 chromosome 11, bPasDom1.hap1, whole genome shotgun sequence genomic DNA:
TCCCAACGCAAGCGCCaaacattatttttactttACCCCGCACGAAACCAAAATCTCTAGCACAAGCAGCTCTGCTAGACCCTCTGCGAGAGTGAGGAGCGGCTGAGCCGCCTGCTTACCCCCCAGGACACCTTCTCACCCTCCAGAGTCACCCGCAGGCTGCCCTGCCGCCCCTCCAGCCCCCACGGCAGCGGGGCACAGCGGGGCACGGCGCTGCCACCGCTCCCGTTCCCCCGGCAGAGCTCCGAGCTTTCCAGGAACGACGGCAGAGGAGGGCGGGAGTGACTCTCCGCCCGGCTCCGGCCTCCGCCGGCCACGCAGCCACCGCCTTCCCTTACCCCAGCACAGGGGCGGCCGGGCCCCGGAGGGCCGCGCCCCCAGGGCCGTGCCCAGGGCGGAAAGCGGCGCCTTGCCCGCCGGGGAGCCGCGagggggagcggggccgcgagggggagcggggccgcgggcagggCCCGCCCGGGACCCACCTGCGTCCATGGCGGCCCCGCCGAGGCTGCGGCCGCCGCCGACTCGCACGCCCGGCGCGGCCCTGCGCGGTGCTGGCGCGACGCGCCGCTCCCGGCCAATGGGAGCGCCGCTCGCCGCCGGCCCCGGCGCCGATTGGCTGTCGGTGGTTCCGTCACAGCTCGGCGCCACGCGCCGCTGTCCGCGGACAGGGAGCTGCCATGTTGCCGTACGGGGAGGCAAAGCGgagcgcggggcggcggcggggccgcggcggggccggagccGGGGCTAGAGGGCGGCGCGGAGTGTGAACGCTCCGCTCCTTGCGCAGAGCGCCGATGGGCGCGTCCCGTGACACGTATACCTCGGAATGATGCGATACACGGGCGCCGCCATGGTGCTGTACGGAgccggcccagccccgccccTCCGTTCCCCGTGAGAGTAACCCCTTCCACCATGCCCGCCCCACTCGGAGACGCCTTTCGGGGCTCGGCTGCCACGGACCCAGCGGCTCGTCGGGAGGCGGGCGCCCAGCTGCGCCGACGAGGCAAGCGAGGGGCGCCGCGAGCGAACCCCCCTTTCCCCACCGGCCCCGCGCCGTACAGCTGCACCCCGGCCAAAATGGCGGCGGCCATGTGGCGGCCGCCATGTTGTGCCGTACAGAAACCCCTTCCCCACCGGCGAGGGGCGCCGGGGTGACCCGGCTCCGCCATCTTGCCGtacggcggcgcggcggggccggggccggggcgggggccggggcgggcccggccggccgagggcggcggcggcggcggtcgGAGATGGTGATCTGCTGCGCCGCCGCCAACTGCTCCAACCGGCAGGGCAAGGCGCGCCACGGCGCCGTCTCCTTCCACAGGTAAGGGCGGcccgcccggcccgccgcaAGTGCCGCGGCCGGGCCGCCCGCGCCCCGGTCCCGCTCCCCTCGCCGGGCCCCCACGGCAGCGGCTGCCCTTTGTTTCCCTCAGGGGAgagcggctcggggctgccggcTCCTGCAGCGCCGGCCGGGCAGCGGGAGCGCCCCTCGCCGCGGGCCCGGCCCTCCCCGGCCTGTCAGCCCGGGCTGTGCCCCCGCCTCACGCCTCGCTGGGGATGCTGCCCCGGGACGAGTCCCGCTGGGGACGGAGCCTGCTTCCCCTGCTCTGGGGCTTGCTTGCTCTGCAGGCGTTTGTACACCTCGTGAAATGTTGTTAAGCAGCAGCCGGGTTACGCTGGGCAGCGTGCTGGCCGGGCTGGCTGTCCTGGTGCTGCTCACGTCCCCCTTCCGTGTGGGCTGGCTGTTCCTCGTGGGGCTGGTGAGGGGAATAATGCATCGGTTGGTGGTGGGAATGGAAACAACACCTTTTAGTCGTACGTTTGTTGTGAAGTGGAGCTGTTGACGCAGTGAATGAATATCAGATATTTCATCCTAAAGTGAATGAATTCTTAAATGAGTTTAATTTAATTCGTAAATGAGTGTAATTTAATTCGTAAATGAGCGTAACTTACCAAAACACAACTTTCCCCAAAATCTCCTAAACTTAGCCGTCGCCTTGGACTTGGTCGCcttcaaggtcttttccagcctcaacagttctgtgactctgtgattctgtaattctgaaaGTACCAACCCTCCCGATTTCCAAAACGTAGCTCAtttttcagtggtttttctCTGTTCCCTTTTCAGATTCCCTCTGAAGGATTCGAAGCGCTTGATTCAGTGGCTGAAAGCCGTTCAGAGAGACAACTGGACCCCCACCAAGTACTCCTTCCTTTGCAGCGAGCACTTCACCAAAGACAGTTTCTTCAAGCGGCTGGAAGACCATCACCGCTTGCTGAAGcccactgctgtccccaccATCTTCCAGCTCGTGGAGAAGAAGCACGGCAAGCTGGATTATGTCAGGAGCCGCAGGAAAATAGCGAGGCAggtgctggtgcaggatgggGAGGCCCCGCAGGAAGGAGGAGGTGAGGTAGCACACAGGGCCCCATCTCCTGCCCAGGACTTCATGGTGATGCAAGGGACAAAAGAGATGGAGGAGGCCGCTCTGAAAGAGGAACTGGGCTCGATGTCCAAGGAGGAGCAGGCCCTCCACAGCCAGCTGGACGGCCCGCGGAGGAGGACGTTAGGGGATCACTTGGGAGCGCAGGTAAAGCCCGAGAGGTCTCCTGGCAAGGACtgtgccaggggcagctgggcGGGGAGCTGGGTGGCAGACAGGAGCGGCGTGTCCGTGGACGACTTCACCCCCCCTGCCTCGGGCGCTTGCAAGTTCATCGGCTCCCTCCACTCGTACAGCTTCTCCTCCAAGCACGCCCGGGAGAGGCCGTCCCTCcccaaggagcagctggaaaggaaaaggcCAAAGAGAGACGTGGAGccgagctgcagcagccagctcccGGGGCACGACAAGGCCGCGGCGGAGGCGGCCCCGACGTCGTCCCTCACGGCCACCCCCCAGAAGCCGTGCCCGGGTCTGTCGGCGTCCCCCGCTGACCTGACCCCGCGGCCCGCCGCCGAGGCCGTGCTGGGCCGCAAGGGCGACACGGACGCCAACCCCATGTCCATCAACGAGGTGATCATGTCGGCCTCGGGGGCCTGCAAGCTCATCGACTCCTTGCACTCGTACTGCTTCTCCTCGCGGCAGAGCAAGAGCCAGGTGTGCTGCCTGCGGGAGCAGGTGGAGAAGAAGAACGGAGAGCTGAAGCTCCTGAGGCAGAGGATCAGCCGCTCCGACAGCCAAGTCAGGAAGCTGAAGGAGAAGCTGAACGAGATGAAGAGGAACAGTTTCCCATACTTGAACAGCCTGATATCCCAGGACTGTGGTCAGTATGCCCAGGGGTGCTGCTCTGAGGTGGAGTTCCCTGTGTGTAGGTGTGATGGGAAAAAGGGATGAGAAAGGGACACTCAGGGAAGGAGAAGTGGCAGCTTGTGTAAGACCAATGGATGCAGATTGAAGAATTCACTCAGTGGGCACACAAGTTAATTCTTACATCCCTAACCTTCCCAAGATGTGGAATCAGAATTTAGGTTGTGGTGTTGCAGGCTACTCTCTtgatgaatttattttcttttctttctggatTATTTTGACTTGGTTGTGATGAAGTGGCTCCTGCTAggattttccttcttcctttgtCACGTGCCCgtgattttttttgtggtgtgtTAATGAGCTGTCCTAGCAGCAGGTATCTAGGAAAGTTGTTACTGTCCTCAGTGGCACAAGAAACACTTTTGATATTGGATTTCATATACTGCACTCAGTACTGAGCATACAGGAAATATAAGTGAGGTGGGAGGTGTCAGATATGGCAATGTCATGATGCACATTGAGGTCATGATTTGTGAGCAAATGTCTGTCTTTGCTTTGATCCTTTCCTCCCTTGGAAGGCAGAAGAAGTCAGGAAACTTTATGAAGCAGGGAGTGATGGAAGATGCTTTTCTATCaatgacaaaaataataattaagcACCTGAAAGCCTGGGGGAACTCAGAGAGGGATCAGGTCATGCAAAAAGTTTGTTACCTAGAAGTCAAATTGGGCCATAATCCTTCTTGTTAAAAAAAGTGTCTTTTAATGACCAGTGTGTACACAGTGACTGTGGTTGCAAGGAGCATTTCAGAGCAGGAGTTCAGGACCATCTAATGGTGGGGTGTGTGTGGCTGCTGAGAAAACATTGGGTTGCCTTGGGAAGGATTTGTGATGTGGGGCTTGGTTGGAGAAGTTGTCACCCTTGGAGGGTTGGGTGTCCCTGATGGCTTATTCTCACCTTTTCTTTAGGAGAAACCCTCCATGGCTTCTTCTGGAGCTCTTGGGCAGTCAGAAAAGTGATGCTGACTTAGGCACATTGTCCAGGCTGTTGCAGCATGGCCAGCTTCCTCACTGGAAGAGGAAAGTAGGCTAAAATTCATGAAGGTCAACACCCGGCACCGCTTTTCCCATATGTATCTAATTTTTCAAAGTATGGGAAAGCTCACACTTTTATTTGGGTAGAGGGGGTGAAAGTTTTCCCCTGGGAAATCAGCATCGTCTTGTACCTTCTGTTCTGTGTTTTTGTATTGTTTAGGTGTCAAACTAATGAAAATAACTAAATACCATTTTAGGGTTCCATAGTTGTCAttcatatatatacatatatttatgtatgtatgtgaaatatttgtttatacatatatttaaaaagtGTCTGCCTTTGTTGGAGTACCTTCACTGAGATACTAATTGCAGAAAGAGTAACTTTAaggatgtttttttttaattctggtaAGCActatgatttttcttctttttcccaaGATTAGTGTTTTTATAGATATGTCTTTGAGAAGTGAAAATGTTCTTgtaaaaaatattcttaatatATGAGTTACGTGCTCTATTTTATAAGGGAAAACGTAATTTTCCTTAATGAATTGACCAATTCATTACCCATTCTGCCATCTTTCATCAACAAAACTGGAGGTCATTGTGTGAAAATGAACCATTTTGGCAATTGTAGCTTGGCATGATGGGGAGTTTATATGGAACCCTTTGGCTGGGAACTTTTTTTAAAGGGTTggttggtggatttttttttttttttgagcttcATCTTGGTGCTCTTCTGTTTTGGACTCTTTTTTTGTGTGCTTGTAGTACTAGTTTATGGCAGTGAAAACAGCTGATGAAGTGCAGCCAGGTGAGTCTGGTTCATGCCCAGACACCGAGTTTTACTGTAATACAAAGCTGAGTTGAGAAAGGCTTTTCATATTCATAAAAATACAGTCAGGCAACACATTAGGTTAATAATAGTCTTTGTTAGCAGCCCTGtctcagctgtcccagctcatCTGATGTGTGGTTGAGGTGATGGTTTTAGCTGTGAACTTGAGCCTGCATATTTTTTCCTGCTAAATGCAGTTCCTTGAGTGTAAGTGCCTGACTGGACTGTGCAGGTTGTTACCTGTCTGCATCCCTCACGTTCAGCTGTTTCCACAAAATCCTGAGCACAAACACGAACTTGGGTCCACGCCCACTCAGCAGGACCTCATTTCGGTGCTGGTTCTCACACACATTCCTCTAATGAGACAAATGAATTCTGCTGGCTGTATCCaagctgcagcaggctgggaagagcaggtttctgcagggctgctgcacagccctgcctgccagccACGCTGATGCTGGGCAACTCAGGCTGGCCAAGTGGCTCCCAAATCCAGCTGTCACAGTGTGCTTGAGGGGTGTTTCCCAACCTTACCAGGGGCATTGACTGGTTTAGGAGAATCCCCAGGCTGTCTTCACCACTGCACAGCTGCCATGGTGGCCTTTTCCATCTAAACTTTGAATTTAGGTGTTTGTTCGgtaggaaaatatttccttctgcTTCACGAGGTCCATGGACCAAAGGCTGAGGAACGCTGCTGGCAGATGAGCATGGTTAGGCACGGTGTACCAGGCAGGACAGGGTGAGATGTGGCTTCTGGATGCACTGGGAGAAATGAGGGAGAGCCAGCAAGCAACCAGGAATGTGTCCTGGAGAAGTCATAGGTGTCCTCACAGCACTGTCCTCTGCTACCCAGGCACTGTCTGACCATCTTCTTCTGCAGGAAGgtttcacagctctgctgtgtcaGCTGTGCTTGCTCAGACAGGAggtcccagcagctccttccacaACACCTCCccctcttgctgtgctccagttTGGTCTGGTTGTCAAACTACATctcccagcaggcagcaggatcaGT
This region includes:
- the THAP4 gene encoding peroxynitrite isomerase THAP4, whose protein sequence is MVICCAAANCSNRQGKARHGAVSFHRFPLKDSKRLIQWLKAVQRDNWTPTKYSFLCSEHFTKDSFFKRLEDHHRLLKPTAVPTIFQLVEKKHGKLDYVRSRRKIARQVLVQDGEAPQEGGGEVAHRAPSPAQDFMVMQGTKEMEEAALKEELGSMSKEEQALHSQLDGPRRRTLGDHLGAQVKPERSPGKDCARGSWAGSWVADRSGVSVDDFTPPASGACKFIGSLHSYSFSSKHARERPSLPKEQLERKRPKRDVEPSCSSQLPGHDKAAAEAAPTSSLTATPQKPCPGLSASPADLTPRPAAEAVLGRKGDTDANPMSINEVIMSASGACKLIDSLHSYCFSSRQSKSQVCCLREQVEKKNGELKLLRQRISRSDSQVRKLKEKLNEMKRNSFPYLNSLISQDCETPQLNPVMEPLSWMLGTWLSDPPGDGTFPTMKPFQYLEEVHISHVGQPMLNFSFNAFHPDTRKPMHRECGFIRLKPDTNKVAFISAQNTGLVEVEEGEVNGQELSIASHSIARISFAKKPHVEQITRKFRLNSDGKLEQTVSMATTTQPMTQHLHITYKKVTP